Genomic DNA from Corylus avellana chromosome ca4, CavTom2PMs-1.0:
aattccaaaattgtAGATATCAGATTTATAAGAAATTCAGGCAAATATGTCTCATATAGACTCTCTTATATTAGTTACTGAGCTTGGGCATGCCCACTATTTTTTGACGTTTGGCTCGTATGGAAAGTGAATGATGGTGGAAAAAGGTCGAAGACTTTCGGCAATCTTTGGCGGTTTGAGGAAAAACTCAAACTCAGAAAAtagtttacaaaatttaaaagcaaaaatcatttttcgaAACTAACgaagtttttttttatccaaatttgactattattttcgaTCGtaccaaacattaaaaaatatggccaaaaaaaaaaaaaaaaacactaaggCTTATTTATAACAAAAGTTAGATACCCCTATACAACTCATTGAAATAAGCTTGTCCTTCTTAATGACATGTATGCTCCGATatgtaactaaaatttaatgctacacacactttcattttttcacatttattttcacatttttttatgTGGTTTTTAATACTACTATTAAATTAAACTCAATAAatatttatctcaaattcaatagtaattttaaaaactaaattaaaaataagtatgaaaaaaatgagagtTCAGACAGGAAAAAACTATttggagaataaaaaaattaactttgaagggtctaaatataaaaatctataTAATATTGAAGGCTTATATTATTCCTAAGCTTGTGTGTAGTGGGTCCACCCTTTTGTATGCTgtatgaagaaaatgaaatccTACCTAATAAAGGTCGCCGCGGTTTGATGCTTTAAAGTCGTATTAGCAGGTTAATCATGTGTGATTTAAGCCGTATTATTTAAATCTAATTAGAACAGTCTACGCGTTGACTGACTAAGACTTGTACGACTTAAGCAGGTAACATGTCCCGTCCAACAAGTATACCAACatctctatctctttctcttaCGTTTTCAGATGTTGTCGATCGTCatctctttttccctttttagaTCCAAATCCACTTCTGACATATGAAGCACATGCTAAACATTGCAACAAAATGATTATTATATATACACTTTTGTAAAAGGTGAAACGCACATGTTTTATTACACGTGGCAACATCCACGAGCCTAGGAAGTATCATGGCGTACACGCGGTCTATGCTTTTTCGTGACGCACTCTGCACTTTTCAAGCGAGATTGTGGTCCGCGTGGATTCCGATTTCCGACTCTCCTCCCCCAATTTTCCCAGCTGCCAAACAtgattgttagaatataatcacCATGTTAATAGGTGTGTTTACATGTGtttaataattttcaaaaataaaaacaaaataaagaacattTGATTGTTAATTGTCGTGtaacaatttttccttaataagaACATTTCTGGAGATAATATTCTTTAAAAACATGACATTTTCCCCAGAGAGCAAAGAATCAAACGAATTGTACAATAAATCAAACTTCCTAATtttgctcttcttcttttgtcaaaaaaaatattgacccaCAAGGCCCACAACATTTATCGCCTATAATGAAGTAGAACTCTGAGCATATTCAGTCCCAGTAGCAGTCGAATCCGAGGAGTCCCCAGCAAaatccatcatcatcatccactGCCGAATCTCGTCCTCCCCAATGTCTTCCCAGAACTCGTTTTCCCTCCCAATTTCAGTCGCTTGCTGCTCTGACGACGTCGTATAGGGCTGTGAATTGGGCGTCTCAACCGCCGCGTAGTCCTGAAATGGAAAGTTGAGCTTCGCACGCGGCCCGCGGAAATCGATGGCAGCCTTGTCGTACGCACGTGCGGCATCCTCAGCGGTGTTGAATGTGCCAAGCCACACCCGGGTCGCCCTCTTCGGGTCTCGGATCTCTGCGGCCCATTTTCCCCACGGCCTCTGTCTTACCCCTCTGTAGTTCTTCTTCACGCGTCTCTTTGACACTCCCAACTtcgctttcttcttcttgtcttcGTCTTCCGCTTCTCGATGATCTTGATGTGATGGCGGGACAAAAAAGTTGCAGCCCAGACATCCGTTGATCTTGCACACCTGACACGTGTCCAATTCGGAGGGCGGGAACGGCGTGGCGTCCTCACAGTACTCGGAAGTGGAGGCGGTAGTACTACTTGTACACCCCGAGACGACATTGGTGAGCGCGGCGACCATTACGGAGAGCTCTTGCTCGGGCGTGAGGCGGCGAGGAGAACGTTGGGTCATCGGAGATTGGTGGGTCGTCGGAGCTTCGGTGAGTTTCGGTCTCCTGTGCATGAGCGTTGCAGACTTGGAGTACTAGGTAGTAGAGTGAGCTTCTGCGAgtgaattcaattcaattccAAATATGACACGGTGAGAGAAGGGGTTATAATGTTATATACGAGGTTGCGTGACGTGGCAGCCAGTTGGCACACCGTTCACACACGGGTTGGAAGGGATTTATAGTGGCACGCGGGGAAGTTGGGTAAGGGATGGGGCCAGGGAGTGTGGTGCAGCGGATGACAATTGTTGACGTGGCGATgggattttttgagttgagaTGGTCTGTGATGTCAGTTGTGGGACATACGCGGGGATTTAAAGGAGTTGCTTCCACTCAGGAGTAAAGGGGAAGGCGTCGAAGTTTCCTATTTGTGAGTGCTGACCGGAGAAAGTATATTTGAAATGGTGGGGATTTTGTCCGTGCTGACCATTACAGGAGCCTAATATTTATGTAGAATTTATTAGaacattaattattaatattttattatattaatatttcttctttttaaaataagataaaattaataaatattaacatGGAAAGATAatagggtttgtttggtaaatttttttagatagtgctttttatttttgattttgaagtAATATAGAGATCAACGctgttttgaatattttgtgggtatttaaaattgtttgaattttactaaaataataataataaaaaaattaattttttataaaactaaCCTCAGGAGAATATTCAGCTCGTGGCTatgatttcttctttcttctcaaaAGTCCTAAAGCCACCAATAAGACACGTGccccactaacaaaaaataaataaataataaaataccatAGGGGTGGGCGGACAACCCCATTTTAGTTAGCCACCCCCCAATGGCAAGCTAGGGGTgactgaaccacccccaagagataaatgaaaaaaaaaaaaaagaaaaaaaaaaaagaagggttgGGCCTTCGGGGTGGCTAGACCACCCCCGTTGGGCCAAACCGGGCAATCTAGGGTGGTTGAAGCCACCCCATTgtctttgggggtggccccTAAGGGCcaaacgaacaaaaaaaaaatgaaaaaagggtTAGCCCTTATgggtggttggaccacccccaagggccatgggggtggtttggccacccttgGTCGGGCATTAGCCACCCcctagctaaaatggggtggacCGGCCACCCCTTATGGCGAAGATGAAGTGGTCAACGacccctttttttattatttattttttataaatgttaaataatattttattattattatttattagtgGGACACGTGTTTCATTAGTGGCTTTAAGATTCTGAGAAGAAAACCTAACCATAAACTGGAGAAGATCCTGTTCCACAGTTGCTATGCTAATAAGTATTGAATTCATTTCCTATGAGGTTGTCTTAACTTATAAGTGGCCGGGTATGTTTTTtcaccacctttttttttttcaatcaagaTTCGAATTATCTGATTTATTTAGTGCTTGCGTAGAACAACTCAAGTGCTATGAATTttactcataagtcataactTTATGTACATAATTTCTTCTCAttatctagaaaaaaaaaaaaaaagggttaacacaaatgataaaatatttatatatgataATACTCCAataatttaacttaaaaataattattaaaatttgatggaaacAATAGCTTTAAACAATTGGTATCAATCACGGGTGTTGGAACGTTTTTAGGTCCAAGGTTTTGCTACCTCAACGATTTTCTTCATGGCAAAGTTGTGAGGGAACTCCCATATACGGCAATTGCATTCCTGCAAGACAAAAATAAGGTTAAAGGGCCTTCGGCCAAGACCAAAGACTCTCTAATTCTTAAGTTAACATATTTGTTTGTGAAATAAGAAGATTATGAAAAATTGCCTCTAGCTTTCTCATGAGcgatatatatgatatatgagtGGGAGAGAGAAGGGtccaagagaaagagagagagagggtgaaaTGAGGGTCTCTGAGAGTCCCATAGATAGAGATGTGTGTGAGGAGGAAGAAGATAAAAAAGGTccccttctcttttctccttttatcTAAAGGTGCAAGAATAATGTGGACACATGTCGCCCAATAAGTTAGTAATAGCAAATTATAAATAAGTGTAAAATGACTGAGGCCAACTAGGAATATTTTGTCCCAACAATGTGATTGGAATCTTTTACATTTAAGAATTCACACTACTAACAATTCAAGCAATTTTATAGAGTGGGGGTTGCTCCNNNNNNNNNNNNNNNNNNNNNNNNNNNNNNNNNNNNNNNNNNNNNNNNNNNNNNNNNNNNNNNNNNNNNNNNNNNNNNNNNNNNNNNNNNNNNNNNNNNNAATCTCCTCTCTATAGAGCAACTCGAATTGCATGCCCCCTATCCGCGCAAGGAATCCTCATTTTCATCTAAGAGGGATACAAATGTCTAGCCAAGATTGGTAAAACAACAATAATAGTAATCAAATAGTTGTATTACCTCTATATTAATTTTTGCGAAAAGAATGAGAGACACAAACATTTGTTTGGGAACACTTTTTGCaaggtgcttttttttttaattttaattgaaaatttgttttgacttaacgtaaaagtaaaaataattttaaatatttgaacAATATAAAATGGTTAGGggtgtttattaattttttttttttcggattaaaaagtaaaaaagctGTTTCAAACAGCATTTATCAAAAGAGTTATTCAACTGAAATTTTGATAGAGCCACGTGGCATTCCTTGGGAATAGTTCCAAGCTTCTCGGGCACACCGTACAGACAGGATTGCCGTCTAAAAATCATTTGGCAGGTGCAGAAGGACAAAGCCTGAAGCGTGGACTACACTTACGTCATCGCAAAGGTCACAGCATTAGGATAATTCTCAAAAGTAGCGTGTGAACacaagggggagagagagagtgctgACCTGGTTTTTAAACGTCAACTCAGAATCCTTGGTGCCAACTGCCAACTCAAGCTCTCTAGTAATGGACGGTGGGATTGAGATCCTCGGCAATAGGCGAAAATTgtcatcaataatttttgaaatgcCAGTCATCTAATGTGATTTAAGGGTTAATAAATTGTCACGTAttccattaataataatataataaaatattatttaaatattaaaaacaaaattataaaagaaaataataaaaaaatataaagtgaTTGGCCACTCAAGTTGAGCCATGGAGGTGGCCAAGCCACCTCCAAAGgtcggttgggggtggccgaagccacccctagggccaTGGAGAAGCCACCCCCATGACTCAGCTGGGTGGTGGGCCAccctatattttttattgttttattattttcttttataattttttaaaaaatttaaatattattttgt
This window encodes:
- the LOC132179750 gene encoding ethylene-responsive transcription factor ERF109-like, with protein sequence MHRRPKLTEAPTTHQSPMTQRSPRRLTPEQELSVMVAALTNVVSGCTSSTTASTSEYCEDATPFPPSELDTCQVCKINGCLGCNFFVPPSHQDHREAEDEDKKKKAKLGVSKRRVKKNYRGVRQRPWGKWAAEIRDPKRATRVWLGTFNTAEDAARAYDKAAIDFRGPRAKLNFPFQDYAAVETPNSQPYTTSSEQQATEIGRENEFWEDIGEDEIRQWMMMMDFAGDSSDSTATGTEYAQSSTSL